A stretch of the Vitis vinifera cultivar Pinot Noir 40024 chromosome 16, ASM3070453v1 genome encodes the following:
- the LOC100247451 gene encoding receptor-like protein EIX2 isoform X1 codes for MATSPFRYFISLFLLLLCFEACLRVGDATVGCRERERQALLHFKQGVVDDDGVLSSWGNGEDKRDCCKWAGVECNNQTGHVIRLDLHDQSLGGKISQLGPSLAELQHLKHLNLSYNDFKGILPTQLGNLSNLQSLDLGSNYGHMSCENLDWLSHLPSLTHLDLSGVYLSKAIHWPQAINKMPSLTELYLSDTQLPPIIPTISISHINSSTSLAVLHLSLNGLTSSIYPWLFNFSSSLVHLDLSMTDLNELIPDAFGNMTTLAYLDLSWNELCGSIPDAFGNMTTLAYLDLSLNELRGSIPDAFGDMTTLAHLDLHSNHLNGSIPDAFGNMTSLAYLDLSSNQLEGEIPKSLTDLCNLQELSRNNLTGLKEKDYLACPNHTLEVLDLSYNQLKGSFPDLSGFSQLRELDLEFNQLNGTLPESIGQLAQLQVLSIRSNSLRGTVSANHLFGLSNLSYLDLSFNSLTFNISLEQVPQFRASGIMLASCKLGPRFPNWLQTQEFFSELDISASGISDVIPNWFWNLTSDLKSLNISNNHISGTLPNLTSYPSYLGMDMSSNCLEGSIPQSVFNARWLDLSKNLFSGISLSCGTPNQPGWGLAHLDLSNNRLSGELPNCWEQWKELIVLNLANNNFSGKIKDSIGLLHGMQTLHLRNNSFTGALPSSLKNCRALRLIDLGKNKLSGKITAWMGGSLSDLVVLNLRSNEFNGSIPSSLCQLKQIQMLDLSSNNLSGKIPKCLKNLTAMAQQGSPVLSYVAFYGLDIPHYYVDSTLVQWKGKEQEYKNTLELIKSIDFSSNKLIGEIPIEVTDLVELVSLNLSRNNLIGSIPTTIGQLKLLDFLDLSQNQLNGRIPDTLSQIADLSVLDLSNNTLSGKIPLGTQLQSFDASTYEGNPGLCGPPLLKRCPEDELGGVSFTSGLSSKKEDIQDDANNIWFYGNIVLGFIIGFWGVCGTLLFNSSWRYAYFQFLSKIKDWLYVTTIVNMNRIRRSLQG; via the exons ATGGCTACAAGCCCCTTTcgatattttatttccctttttctgCTTTTGCTCTGTTTCGAAGCCTGTTTGAGGGTGGGTGATGCTACAGTTGGGTGCAGAGAGAGGGAGAGGCAAGCTCTCCTTCACTTCAAACAAGGTGTTGTCGATGACGATGGAGTGCTTTCTTCATGGGGGAATGGGGAAGACAAAAGAGATTGTTGCAAATGGGCAGGAGTGGAGTGTAACAACCAGACGGGTCATGTGATCAGGCTTGATCTTCATGACCAATCTTTGGGAGGTAAGATATCTCAGCTTGGTCCTTCATTGGCAGAGTTGCAGCACTTGAAGCATTTGAACCTCAGCTATAATGATTTTAAAG GAATTCTTCCCACTCAACTTGGAAATCTTTCCAATTTGCAATCCCTTGATCTCGGCAGTAATTATGGGCATATGAGCTGTGAGAACCTTGACTGGCTTTCTCACCTTCCTTCGTTAACACACCTTGACTTGAGTGGGGTTTATCTTAGTAAAGCAATCCACTGGCCACAAGCAATTAATAAAATGCCTTCCCTAACTGAGTTATACTTGAGTGATACTCAGCTTCCTCCGATTATTCCAACAATATCCATTTCCCATATTAATTCTTCTACTTCTCTTGCTGTGCTTCATCTCTCCTTGAATGGTCTCACTTCTTCAATATACCCATGGTTGTTCAACTTCAGTAGCAGCCTTGTTCATCTTGACCTCTCTATGACTGATCTAAATGAATTAATTCCGGATGCTTTTGGAAACATGACTACTCTGGCATATCTTGATCTCTCTTGGAACGAGCTATGTGGTTCAATTCCGGATGCTTTTGGAAACATGACTACTCTGGCATATCTTGATCTCTCTTTGAACGAGCTACGTGGTTCAATTCCGGATGCTTTTGGAGACATGACTACTCTGGCACACCTTGACCTTCATTCTAATCATCTAAATGGATCAATTCCGGATGCTTTTGGAAACATGACTAGTCTGGCATATCTTGATCTCTCTTCGAATCAACTTGAAGGTGAGATTCCGAAATCCTTGACAGATTTATGTAATTTACAGGAATTATCTCGGAACAATCTCACTGGACTGAAGGAAAAAGATTATCTGGCCTGCCCTAATCACACATTAGAGGTTTTAGATTTATCTTATAATCAATTGAAAGGGTCATTTCCCGATCTTTCTGGATTTTCACAGTTGAGAGAATTAGATCTTGAATTCAATCAACTAAATGGAACTTTACCTGAAAGTATTGGACAACTAGCTCAACTTCAAGTGTTGTCCATTCGTTCAAATTCATTGCGAGGCACTGTCTCGGCAAACCACCTTTTTGGTCTCTCCAACCTGTCTTACTTAGACTTATCTTTCAACTCCCTTACATTCAACATAAGCCTTGAGCAAGTTCCCCAATTTCGAGCCTCAGGTATAATGTTGGCCTCTTGCAAATTAGGCCCACGTTTTCCTAATTGGCTTCAAACTCAAGAATTTTTTAGCGAACTTGATATCTCTGCTTCTGGAATTTCAGATGTCATTCCCAATTGGTTTTGGAATTTAACTTCAGATTTAAAATCGTTAAACATTTCCAACAATCACATCTCAGGGACATTGCCCAATTTAACTTCATATCCATCTTATTTGGGAATGGATATGAGTTCAAATTGCTTGGAAGGTTCAATACCACAATCTGTTTTCAATGCTAGATGGTTGGATCTCTCCAAGAACTTGTTTTCAGGCATTTCTTTATCGTGTGGGACTCCTAATCAGCCTGGTTGGGGTTTGGCTCATCTTGACCTCTCAAATAATCGACTGTCAGGAGAACTACCCAATTGTTGGGAGCAGTGGAAAGAATTAATTGTTCTTAATTTggcaaataataatttttctggGAAAATTAAAGATTCAATTGGCTTGTTACATGGGATGCAAACATTGCATTTACGTAACAATAGTTTTACTGGAGCACTGCCTTCATCCTTAAAGAACTGCAGAGCTTTGCGTCTTATAGatttgggaaaaaataaattgtcagGAAAAATAACAGCATGGATGGGAGGAAGTCTGTCAGATTTGGTCGTTCTCAACCTCAGATCTAATGAATTTAATGGAAGCATACCTTCAAGTCTTTGTCAACTGAAACAGATTCAAATGTTGGACCTCTCTAGCAACAATCTATCAGGAAAGATACCAAAATGTCTCAAAAATTTAACTGCCATGGCTCAACAAGGAAGTCCGGTCCTTTCTTATGTAGCATTTTACGGTTTGGATATCCCACATTACTATGTTGATAGTACATTGGTTcaatggaaaggaaaagaacaagAGTACAAGAACACTCTTGAACTCATCAAGAGCATTGATTTTTCAAGCAATAAATTAATTGGTGAAATTCCTATAGAAGTAACTGATTTGGTAGAATTGGTGTCATTGAATTTATCAAGAAACAATTTGATTGGATCAATCCCTACAACAATTGGTCAATTGAAATTATTGGATTTTCTTGATCTATCTCAAAACCAACTTAATGGTAGAATTCCGGATACTCTTTCTCAAATAGCCGATCTAAGTGTTTTAGACCTATCAAATAACACCTTGTCAGGTAAAATTCCATTAGGCACTCAATTACAAAGCTTTGATGCCTCCACATATGAGGGAAATCCTGGACTTTGTGGACCACCTCTTTTGAAAAGGTGTCCTGAAGATGAACTTGGGGGAGTCTCCTTCACTAGTGGTCTTAGTAGTAAAAAAGAGGACATTCAAGATGATGCAAATAATATATGGTTTTATGGAAATATTGTTCTTGGATTCATCATCGGATTTTGGGGAGTTTGCGGCACTTTACTATTCAATAGTTCATGGAGATATGCCTATTTCCAGTTCTTGAGCAAGATAAAGGATTGGTTGTACGTGACAACAATAGTAAATATGAATAGAATACGAAGGAGCCTGCAAGGTTAA
- the LOC100247451 gene encoding receptor-like protein EIX2 isoform X2: protein MATSPFRYFISLFLLLLCFEACLRVGDATVGCRERERQALLHFKQGVVDDDGVLSSWGNGEDKRDCCKWAGVECNNQTGHVIRLDLHDQSLGGKISQLGPSLAELQHLKHLNLSYNDFKGILPTQLGNLSNLQSLDLGSNYGHMSCENLDWLSHLPSLTHLDLSGVYLSKAIHWPQAINKMPSLTELYLSDTQLPPIIPTISISHINSSTSLAVLHLSLNGLTSSIYPWLFNFSSSLVHLDLSMTDLNELIPDAFGNMTTLAYLDLSWNELCGSIPDAFGNMTTLAYLDLSLNELRGSIPDAFGDMTTLAHLDLHSNHLNGSIPDAFGNMTSLAYLDLSSNQLEDVIPNWFWNLTSDLKSLNISNNHISGTLPNLTSYPSYLGMDMSSNCLEGSIPQSVFNARWLDLSKNLFSGISLSCGTPNQPGWGLAHLDLSNNRLSGELPNCWEQWKELIVLNLANNNFSGKIKDSIGLLHGMQTLHLRNNSFTGALPSSLKNCRALRLIDLGKNKLSGKITAWMGGSLSDLVVLNLRSNEFNGSIPSSLCQLKQIQMLDLSSNNLSGKIPKCLKNLTAMAQQGSPVLSYVAFYGLDIPHYYVDSTLVQWKGKEQEYKNTLELIKSIDFSSNKLIGEIPIEVTDLVELVSLNLSRNNLIGSIPTTIGQLKLLDFLDLSQNQLNGRIPDTLSQIADLSVLDLSNNTLSGKIPLGTQLQSFDASTYEGNPGLCGPPLLKRCPEDELGGVSFTSGLSSKKEDIQDDANNIWFYGNIVLGFIIGFWGVCGTLLFNSSWRYAYFQFLSKIKDWLYVTTIVNMNRIRRSLQG, encoded by the exons ATGGCTACAAGCCCCTTTcgatattttatttccctttttctgCTTTTGCTCTGTTTCGAAGCCTGTTTGAGGGTGGGTGATGCTACAGTTGGGTGCAGAGAGAGGGAGAGGCAAGCTCTCCTTCACTTCAAACAAGGTGTTGTCGATGACGATGGAGTGCTTTCTTCATGGGGGAATGGGGAAGACAAAAGAGATTGTTGCAAATGGGCAGGAGTGGAGTGTAACAACCAGACGGGTCATGTGATCAGGCTTGATCTTCATGACCAATCTTTGGGAGGTAAGATATCTCAGCTTGGTCCTTCATTGGCAGAGTTGCAGCACTTGAAGCATTTGAACCTCAGCTATAATGATTTTAAAG GAATTCTTCCCACTCAACTTGGAAATCTTTCCAATTTGCAATCCCTTGATCTCGGCAGTAATTATGGGCATATGAGCTGTGAGAACCTTGACTGGCTTTCTCACCTTCCTTCGTTAACACACCTTGACTTGAGTGGGGTTTATCTTAGTAAAGCAATCCACTGGCCACAAGCAATTAATAAAATGCCTTCCCTAACTGAGTTATACTTGAGTGATACTCAGCTTCCTCCGATTATTCCAACAATATCCATTTCCCATATTAATTCTTCTACTTCTCTTGCTGTGCTTCATCTCTCCTTGAATGGTCTCACTTCTTCAATATACCCATGGTTGTTCAACTTCAGTAGCAGCCTTGTTCATCTTGACCTCTCTATGACTGATCTAAATGAATTAATTCCGGATGCTTTTGGAAACATGACTACTCTGGCATATCTTGATCTCTCTTGGAACGAGCTATGTGGTTCAATTCCGGATGCTTTTGGAAACATGACTACTCTGGCATATCTTGATCTCTCTTTGAACGAGCTACGTGGTTCAATTCCGGATGCTTTTGGAGACATGACTACTCTGGCACACCTTGACCTTCATTCTAATCATCTAAATGGATCAATTCCGGATGCTTTTGGAAACATGACTAGTCTGGCATATCTTGATCTCTCTTCGAATCAACTTGAAG ATGTCATTCCCAATTGGTTTTGGAATTTAACTTCAGATTTAAAATCGTTAAACATTTCCAACAATCACATCTCAGGGACATTGCCCAATTTAACTTCATATCCATCTTATTTGGGAATGGATATGAGTTCAAATTGCTTGGAAGGTTCAATACCACAATCTGTTTTCAATGCTAGATGGTTGGATCTCTCCAAGAACTTGTTTTCAGGCATTTCTTTATCGTGTGGGACTCCTAATCAGCCTGGTTGGGGTTTGGCTCATCTTGACCTCTCAAATAATCGACTGTCAGGAGAACTACCCAATTGTTGGGAGCAGTGGAAAGAATTAATTGTTCTTAATTTggcaaataataatttttctggGAAAATTAAAGATTCAATTGGCTTGTTACATGGGATGCAAACATTGCATTTACGTAACAATAGTTTTACTGGAGCACTGCCTTCATCCTTAAAGAACTGCAGAGCTTTGCGTCTTATAGatttgggaaaaaataaattgtcagGAAAAATAACAGCATGGATGGGAGGAAGTCTGTCAGATTTGGTCGTTCTCAACCTCAGATCTAATGAATTTAATGGAAGCATACCTTCAAGTCTTTGTCAACTGAAACAGATTCAAATGTTGGACCTCTCTAGCAACAATCTATCAGGAAAGATACCAAAATGTCTCAAAAATTTAACTGCCATGGCTCAACAAGGAAGTCCGGTCCTTTCTTATGTAGCATTTTACGGTTTGGATATCCCACATTACTATGTTGATAGTACATTGGTTcaatggaaaggaaaagaacaagAGTACAAGAACACTCTTGAACTCATCAAGAGCATTGATTTTTCAAGCAATAAATTAATTGGTGAAATTCCTATAGAAGTAACTGATTTGGTAGAATTGGTGTCATTGAATTTATCAAGAAACAATTTGATTGGATCAATCCCTACAACAATTGGTCAATTGAAATTATTGGATTTTCTTGATCTATCTCAAAACCAACTTAATGGTAGAATTCCGGATACTCTTTCTCAAATAGCCGATCTAAGTGTTTTAGACCTATCAAATAACACCTTGTCAGGTAAAATTCCATTAGGCACTCAATTACAAAGCTTTGATGCCTCCACATATGAGGGAAATCCTGGACTTTGTGGACCACCTCTTTTGAAAAGGTGTCCTGAAGATGAACTTGGGGGAGTCTCCTTCACTAGTGGTCTTAGTAGTAAAAAAGAGGACATTCAAGATGATGCAAATAATATATGGTTTTATGGAAATATTGTTCTTGGATTCATCATCGGATTTTGGGGAGTTTGCGGCACTTTACTATTCAATAGTTCATGGAGATATGCCTATTTCCAGTTCTTGAGCAAGATAAAGGATTGGTTGTACGTGACAACAATAGTAAATATGAATAGAATACGAAGGAGCCTGCAAGGTTAA
- the LOC100247451 gene encoding receptor-like protein EIX2 isoform X3: MATSPFRYFISLFLLLLCFEACLRVGDATVGCRERERQALLHFKQGVVDDDGVLSSWGNGEDKRDCCKWAGVECNNQTGHVIRLDLHDQSLGGKISQLGPSLAELQHLKHLNLSYNDFKGILPTQLGNLSNLQSLDLGSNYGHMSCENLDWLSHLPSLTHLDLSGVYLSKAIHWPQAINKMPSLTELYLSDTQLPPIIPTISISHINSSTSLAVLHLSLNGLTSSIYPWLFNFSSSLVHLDLSMTDLNELIPDAFGNMTTLAYLDLSWNELCGSIPDAFGNMTTLAYLDLSLNELRGSIPDAFGDMTTLAHLDLHSNHLNGSIPDAFGNMTSLAYLDLSSNQLEGKITAWMGGSLSDLVVLNLRSNEFNGSIPSSLCQLKQIQMLDLSSNNLSGKIPKCLKNLTAMAQQGSPVLSYVAFYGLDIPHYYVDSTLVQWKGKEQEYKNTLELIKSIDFSSNKLIGEIPIEVTDLVELVSLNLSRNNLIGSIPTTIGQLKLLDFLDLSQNQLNGRIPDTLSQIADLSVLDLSNNTLSGKIPLGTQLQSFDASTYEGNPGLCGPPLLKRCPEDELGGVSFTSGLSSKKEDIQDDANNIWFYGNIVLGFIIGFWGVCGTLLFNSSWRYAYFQFLSKIKDWLYVTTIVNMNRIRRSLQG, encoded by the exons ATGGCTACAAGCCCCTTTcgatattttatttccctttttctgCTTTTGCTCTGTTTCGAAGCCTGTTTGAGGGTGGGTGATGCTACAGTTGGGTGCAGAGAGAGGGAGAGGCAAGCTCTCCTTCACTTCAAACAAGGTGTTGTCGATGACGATGGAGTGCTTTCTTCATGGGGGAATGGGGAAGACAAAAGAGATTGTTGCAAATGGGCAGGAGTGGAGTGTAACAACCAGACGGGTCATGTGATCAGGCTTGATCTTCATGACCAATCTTTGGGAGGTAAGATATCTCAGCTTGGTCCTTCATTGGCAGAGTTGCAGCACTTGAAGCATTTGAACCTCAGCTATAATGATTTTAAAG GAATTCTTCCCACTCAACTTGGAAATCTTTCCAATTTGCAATCCCTTGATCTCGGCAGTAATTATGGGCATATGAGCTGTGAGAACCTTGACTGGCTTTCTCACCTTCCTTCGTTAACACACCTTGACTTGAGTGGGGTTTATCTTAGTAAAGCAATCCACTGGCCACAAGCAATTAATAAAATGCCTTCCCTAACTGAGTTATACTTGAGTGATACTCAGCTTCCTCCGATTATTCCAACAATATCCATTTCCCATATTAATTCTTCTACTTCTCTTGCTGTGCTTCATCTCTCCTTGAATGGTCTCACTTCTTCAATATACCCATGGTTGTTCAACTTCAGTAGCAGCCTTGTTCATCTTGACCTCTCTATGACTGATCTAAATGAATTAATTCCGGATGCTTTTGGAAACATGACTACTCTGGCATATCTTGATCTCTCTTGGAACGAGCTATGTGGTTCAATTCCGGATGCTTTTGGAAACATGACTACTCTGGCATATCTTGATCTCTCTTTGAACGAGCTACGTGGTTCAATTCCGGATGCTTTTGGAGACATGACTACTCTGGCACACCTTGACCTTCATTCTAATCATCTAAATGGATCAATTCCGGATGCTTTTGGAAACATGACTAGTCTGGCATATCTTGATCTCTCTTCGAATCAACTTGAAG GAAAAATAACAGCATGGATGGGAGGAAGTCTGTCAGATTTGGTCGTTCTCAACCTCAGATCTAATGAATTTAATGGAAGCATACCTTCAAGTCTTTGTCAACTGAAACAGATTCAAATGTTGGACCTCTCTAGCAACAATCTATCAGGAAAGATACCAAAATGTCTCAAAAATTTAACTGCCATGGCTCAACAAGGAAGTCCGGTCCTTTCTTATGTAGCATTTTACGGTTTGGATATCCCACATTACTATGTTGATAGTACATTGGTTcaatggaaaggaaaagaacaagAGTACAAGAACACTCTTGAACTCATCAAGAGCATTGATTTTTCAAGCAATAAATTAATTGGTGAAATTCCTATAGAAGTAACTGATTTGGTAGAATTGGTGTCATTGAATTTATCAAGAAACAATTTGATTGGATCAATCCCTACAACAATTGGTCAATTGAAATTATTGGATTTTCTTGATCTATCTCAAAACCAACTTAATGGTAGAATTCCGGATACTCTTTCTCAAATAGCCGATCTAAGTGTTTTAGACCTATCAAATAACACCTTGTCAGGTAAAATTCCATTAGGCACTCAATTACAAAGCTTTGATGCCTCCACATATGAGGGAAATCCTGGACTTTGTGGACCACCTCTTTTGAAAAGGTGTCCTGAAGATGAACTTGGGGGAGTCTCCTTCACTAGTGGTCTTAGTAGTAAAAAAGAGGACATTCAAGATGATGCAAATAATATATGGTTTTATGGAAATATTGTTCTTGGATTCATCATCGGATTTTGGGGAGTTTGCGGCACTTTACTATTCAATAGTTCATGGAGATATGCCTATTTCCAGTTCTTGAGCAAGATAAAGGATTGGTTGTACGTGACAACAATAGTAAATATGAATAGAATACGAAGGAGCCTGCAAGGTTAA